Below is a genomic region from Pseudomonas frederiksbergensis.
GTGCTCGCCGGTTTCGCAGCCCTGGTACAAACCGACATCAAACGTATCCTCGCCTACTCGACCATGAGCCAGATCGGCTACATGTTCCTGGCGCTGGGCGTGGGTGCCTGGGAAGGCGCGATCTTCCACCTGATGACCCACGCGTTCTTCAAGGCGCTGCTGTTCCTTGCGTCCGGCTCGGTGATCGTTGCCTGCCACCACGAGCAGAACATCTTCAAGATGGGCGGTCTATGGAAGAAACTGCCACTGGCCTACGCCAGCTTCATCGTCGGCGGCGCGGCCCTTGCAGCCCTGCCACTGGTGACCGCTGGTTTCTACTCGAAAGACGAAATCCTCTGGGAAGCTTTCGCCAGCGGTAACCACGGTCTGCTCTACGCAGGTCTGGTCGGTGCCTTCATGACGTCGCTGTACACCTTCCGCCTGATCTTCATTGCGTTCCATGGTGAAGTGAAGACCGAAGCCCACGCAGGTCACGGCATTGCTCACTGGCTGCCACTGTCGGTGCTGATCGTGCTGTCGACCGCCATTGGCGCGATGATCGTTCCGCCATTGCACGGCGTGCTGCCAGAAAGCGTTGGCCATGCCGGCGGCGAAGCCAAGCACAGCCTGGAACTCGCCTCGGGTGCTATCGCCCTGTCCGGTATCCTGCTGGCCGCGCTGCTGTTCCTCGGCAAGCGTCGCTTCGTCACCGCCATCGCCAACAGCGGCATCGGCCGTCTGCTCACAGCCTGGTGGTTCGCGGCCTGGGGTTTCGACTGGATCTACGACAAACTGTTCGTCAAACCGTACCTTGCGATCAGCCACCTGCTGCGCAAAGACCCGTTCGACCAAACCATCGGTTTGATCCCGCGTCTGGCCAAAGGGGGTCACAACTCCCTGAGCCGAACCGAAACAGGTCAACTGCGTTGGTACGCCGCCTCGATGGCTGCTGGTGCCGTGCTGGTTATCGGCGCTGTCGTGCTGGTAGCGGTCTGAT
It encodes:
- the nuoL gene encoding NADH-quinone oxidoreductase subunit L; its protein translation is MNLLYLTFVFPLIGFLLLSFSRGRFSENLSALIGVGSIGLSAIVAAYVIWQFNVAPPEGGHVTQVLWQWMSVGDFKPNFALYLDGLSVTMLGVVVGVGFLIHLFASWYMRGEDGYSRFFAYTNLFIASMLFLVLGDNLLFLYFGWEGVGLCSYLLIGFYYSNRNNGNAALKAFIVTRVGDVFMAIGLFILFQQLGTLNIQELLVKAPEHFKVGDFWIVLATLMLLGGAVGKSAQLPLQTWLADAMAGPTPVSALIHAATMVTAGVYLIARTHGLFALAPDILHLVGIVGGVTLVLAGFAALVQTDIKRILAYSTMSQIGYMFLALGVGAWEGAIFHLMTHAFFKALLFLASGSVIVACHHEQNIFKMGGLWKKLPLAYASFIVGGAALAALPLVTAGFYSKDEILWEAFASGNHGLLYAGLVGAFMTSLYTFRLIFIAFHGEVKTEAHAGHGIAHWLPLSVLIVLSTAIGAMIVPPLHGVLPESVGHAGGEAKHSLELASGAIALSGILLAALLFLGKRRFVTAIANSGIGRLLTAWWFAAWGFDWIYDKLFVKPYLAISHLLRKDPFDQTIGLIPRLAKGGHNSLSRTETGQLRWYAASMAAGAVLVIGAVVLVAV